In Poecile atricapillus isolate bPoeAtr1 chromosome W, bPoeAtr1.hap1, whole genome shotgun sequence, one DNA window encodes the following:
- the LOC131592132 gene encoding protein fem-1 homolog C-like: MDLKTAVFNAARDGKLRLLSKLLASKTREEVALLMSEKTNGATPLLIAARYGHVDMVEYLLDYCSASIEIGGSVNFDGEIIEGAPPLWAASAAGHLKVVQCLLDHGASVNNTTLTNSTPLRAACFDGHLEIVKYLVEHKADLEVSNRHGHTCLMISCYKGHKEIAQYLLERGADVNRKSVKGNTALHDCAESGSLEIMKMLLRYCAKMEKDGFGMTPLLSASVTGHTNIVDFLTQHEQTSKIECINALELLGATFVDKKRDLFGALKCWKRAMEMRYNDNISILKKTVPQALIMAYDYAKEVNSFEELENLIADPDEMRMQALLIRERILGPSHPDTSYYIRYRGAVYADSGNFKRCINLWKYALDMQQSNLDALSPMTASSLLSFAELFSFMLQDKAKGLLGTTVTFDDLMGILCKSVLEIERAMKQIQCPPDPMQLNKALSIILHLICLLEKVPCTSEQEHFKKQTIYKFLKLQPRGKNNFSPLHLAVDKNTTCVGRYPVCKFPSLQVTAILVECGANINVRDSDNNSPLHIAALNNHPGIMNFLIKSGSHFDATNLHKQTASDLLDEKKISKNLIHPINHTTLQCLAARVIVNQNICYAGHIPEKLEKFVLLHR, encoded by the exons ATGGATCTAAAGACAGCAGTGTTCAATGCAGCTCGTGATGGCAAGCTGCGTCTCCTTTCCAAGTTACTGGCAAGCAAAACCAGAGAAGAGGTGGCCTTACTAATGTCAGAAAAAACCAATGGTGCCACACCACTTTTGATAGCAGCTCGTTATGGGCACGTTGACATGGTGGAATACTTGTTGGATTATTGCTCTGCTTCTATAGAGATTGGTGGTTCGGTTAATTTTGATGGTGAGATCATTGAGGGAGCTCCACCATTATGGGCAGCATCAGCTGCTGGACACTTGAAGGTGGTTCAGTGTCTGTTGGATCATGGTGCATCTGTCAACAACACAACTCTAACAAATTCAACTCCGCTTAGAGCAGCCTGTTTTGATGGTCACTTGGAAATAGTAAAATACCTTGTGGAGCACAAAGCAGACTTGGAAGTATCAAACCGTCATGGGCATACATGCTTGATGATCTCATGTTACAAAGGTCACAAAGAAATTGCTCAGTATTTACTTGAAAGAGGAGCTGATGTTAACAGAAAAAGTGTTAAAG gAAACACTGCATTACATGACTGTGCAGAATCTGGAAGTTTAGAGATCATGAAGATGCTTCTCAGGTATTGTGCTAAGATGGAAAAGGATGGCTTTGGAATGACTCCTCTTTTGTCAGCCAGTGTGACAGGCCACACAAATATTGTGGACTTCCTGACCCAACATGAGCAGACTAGTAAGATAGAATGTATAAATGCTCTGGAACTTCTAGGAGCAACATTTGTGGACAAAAAGAGAGATCTGTTTGGTGCTTTGAAATGTTGGAAGCGAGCTATGGAAATGAGATACAATGATAACATTAGTATCCTGAAAAAAACTGTGCCACAAGCACTAATTATGGCCTATGATTATGCTAAAGAGGTAAACAGCTTTGAAGAGCTAGAAAATCTTATTGCAGATCCTGATGAAATGAGAATGCAAGCACTATTAATTAGAGAACGTATTCTTGGTCCTTCTCACCCAGATACATCCTACTATATTAGATACAGAGGTGCTGTCTATGCAGACTCTGGAAACTTTAAAAGATGCATCAACTTATGGAAATATGCTTTGGACATGCAGCAGAGCAATCTAGATGCACTGAGCCCTATGACAGCCAGCAGTTTACTATCATTTGCTGAACTCTTCTCTTTCATGCTGCAGGACAAGGCAAAAGGCCTGCTAGGCACTACTGTCACATTTGATGATCTAATGGGTATACTATGCAAAAGTGTTCTCGAAATAGAGCGGGCCATGAAACAAATCCAGTGTCCTCCTGATCCAATGCAGCTGAACAAAGCACTTTCTAtcattttgcatttaatttgcTTGTTGGAAAAAGTACCTTGCACCTCAGAACAGGAGCATTTTAAGAAACAGACTATATATAAGTTTCTTAAGCTTCAGCCTAGAGGGAAGAATAACTTCAGTCCACTTCACCTTGCTGTTGACAAGAATACTACATGTGTGGGTCGCTACCCAGTTTGTAAATTCCCCTCTCTACAAGTTACTGCTATCCTGGTGGAATGTGGTGCTAATATAAATGTCAGAGACTCTGATAACAACAGTCCTTTACATATTGCTGCACTGAACAATCATCCAGGCATCATGAATTTTCTCATCAAGTCAGGTTCACACTTTGATGCCACAAACTTGCATAAACAAACTGCTAGCGATCTACTGGATGAgaagaaaatatcaaaaaacTTAATCCATCCTATAAATCATACTACGTTGCAATGTCTTGCTGCTCGTGTTATAGTGAATCAGAACATATGCTATGCAGGACACATCCCTGAAAAGCTAGAGaaatttgttttgcttcatAGATAA